The following proteins are encoded in a genomic region of Ornithinibacillus sp. 4-3:
- a CDS encoding peptidoglycan-binding protein, translating to MVKVIDRRKQAMGGYSKRSVAQIKNIAVHYSATTSGNTSTFEKHWKGVRGWQTGGYHEVVLLNGDVELNYDPTVISNGVYGHNTETYNICYVGTSQPNDKQLKSLRQRVKRAKSAYGIKDNNIKGHREFSGQSTSCPKVNVAAAIVGALGSTIVQDTINKVKPKPKPNVDGYTARIQRWLNGYSFNNIAVDDKYGPSTHKALVKVYQYELNKQFNAKLVVDGIPGAKTDAAAVTICKGAKGNLTYVLQAFLFVKGYQLSVDGIFGDITTEMVGAFQRNNKLTVDGVSGKDTFKKLIRR from the coding sequence ATGGTCAAAGTAATAGACAGACGTAAACAAGCTATGGGTGGTTATAGTAAACGATCAGTAGCTCAAATTAAAAATATAGCTGTACATTACAGCGCAACAACATCAGGTAATACATCAACGTTTGAGAAACATTGGAAAGGTGTACGAGGATGGCAAACAGGTGGTTATCATGAAGTAGTTTTACTAAACGGAGATGTCGAGCTTAACTATGACCCCACTGTTATTAGTAATGGCGTGTATGGTCATAATACAGAGACTTATAATATCTGTTATGTTGGTACATCTCAACCAAATGATAAACAGCTTAAATCACTACGTCAACGTGTTAAACGTGCTAAGAGTGCGTATGGTATTAAGGATAATAATATTAAAGGTCATCGAGAGTTTAGTGGTCAATCTACATCCTGCCCTAAAGTAAATGTGGCAGCAGCTATTGTAGGGGCATTGGGTAGTACGATTGTACAAGATACGATTAATAAGGTTAAACCTAAGCCTAAACCGAATGTAGATGGTTATACTGCACGCATCCAACGTTGGTTAAATGGTTATAGCTTTAATAATATTGCTGTAGATGATAAGTATGGACCATCAACACATAAAGCGCTTGTTAAAGTGTATCAGTATGAGTTAAACAAGCAATTTAATGCAAAATTAGTTGTTGATGGTATACCAGGAGCCAAAACAGATGCAGCTGCTGTTACAATCTGTAAGGGTGCTAAAGGTAACTTAACTTATGTATTACAGGCATTTCTATTTGTTAAAGGGTATCAATTAAGTGTAGACGGTATTTTTGGAGATATTACTACAGAGATGGTAGGAGCATTTCAGCGTAATAACAAATTAACTGTTGACGGTGTGTCAGGTAAGGATACTTTTAAAAAGTTGATTAGGAGATAA
- a CDS encoding phage holin gives MKQAITRLVVLVILLINQALITLGWNPLPFSEEQVYEAISSVAMVVVAIWTWWKNNNVTKKAIRNDQHLKDMGLK, from the coding sequence ATGAAACAAGCAATTACAAGGTTAGTAGTTTTAGTTATTTTACTAATTAACCAAGCACTTATTACGCTTGGTTGGAATCCACTACCATTTAGTGAAGAACAGGTTTATGAAGCTATATCCTCTGTGGCAATGGTAGTTGTAGCTATCTGGACTTGGTGGAAGAATAACAACGTTACGAAAAAAGCAATTCGTAATGATCAACATTTAAAAGATATGGGATTGAAATAA
- a CDS encoding hemolysin XhlA family protein — protein MPYTPEQKLLMDIHDKVARIDEKVGRLSEIEKTADDAYQIARDAKASTSSAHKRLDKVDKTIFWVTTTFIGAMILGVVNLLFAGGN, from the coding sequence ATGCCTTATACACCAGAACAAAAATTATTAATGGATATACACGATAAAGTAGCACGTATCGATGAAAAGGTTGGACGATTAAGCGAAATTGAAAAAACAGCAGACGATGCATATCAAATTGCTAGAGATGCGAAAGCAAGTACTAGCTCAGCACATAAGCGACTAGATAAGGTAGACAAAACTATCTTTTGGGTTACGACAACCTTTATAGGAGCAATGATATTGGGCGTTGTTAATTTATTATTTGCAGGAGGTAATTGA